A genomic stretch from Aquila chrysaetos chrysaetos chromosome 1, bAquChr1.4, whole genome shotgun sequence includes:
- the LOC115353000 gene encoding claudin-22-like produces MALVYRPMMQLSGILVSLLGWVLSCLTTYLPQWKNLNLELNELEIWTMGLWQACVVQEEGGMQCKDFDSFLALPPELRISRILMFFSNGLGFLGLLLSGFGLDCLKIGERQQEQKKRLLLFGGLLFWISGITAIVPVSWVAHSTVQEFWDENIPDIVPRWDFGEALFVGWLAGFCLVLGGSLLNCTICSTEVHPSSVHYAVPEQQDQCQHVETETRP; encoded by the coding sequence ATGGCCTTGGTCTACCGACCAATGATGCAATTAAGTGGCATACTAGTCTCTCTGTTGGGATGGGTCCTATCCTGTCTCACTACCTATTTACCCCAGTGGAAAAATCTTAACTTGGAACTGAATGAACTGGAGATCTGGACCATGGGACTCTGGCAAGCTTGTGTTGTCCAGGAAGAAGGGGGAATGCAGTGCAAGGACTTCGATTCTTTCCTAGCTTTGCCTCCAGAGCTCAGGATTTCTAggattttgatgtttttttccaatggaTTGGGGTTTTTGGGCCTCTTGCTCTCAGGATTTGGGTTGGACTGTTTGAAAATTGGTGAAAGACAACAGGAACAAAAGAAACGGCTGTTGCTGTTTGGAGGATTGCTCTTCTGGATATCGGGGATTACAGCTATTGTCCCAGTTTCTTGGGTTGCCCATTCCACAGTCCAGGAATTCTGGGATGAGAATATACCAGATATTGTTCCCAGGTGGGATTTTGGGGAAGCGTTATTTGTTGGCTGGCTTGCTGGATTTTGTCTTGTATTAGGAGGATCCCTACTCAATTGCACAATCTGTTCAACTGAAGTCCATCCATCTTCGGTCCATTACGCAGTACCAGAACAGCAAGATCAGTGTCAACACGTGGAAACTGAAACTAGGCCTTAA